GAGCATTGCAACATCGATCCGTCAGCATATCCCTTCTTTTAAACTAGACTACGACGTTGATCCTATTCGCCAAAAAATTGCGGAAAGCTGGCCAGATTCTATTGATTCTACTGCTGCCTTTGAAGAGTGGGGATTTAAACCACATTATGACCTTGATAAAATGACAGCTGATATGCTAAGTAAGTTAAAAATCAAAATGGAAGCATAAATATAGTGTTGCACCCCGAGAGTTGGATTGAAATCTGACTTTTGGGGTATTTCTTTTTTTATGAGAGGGAAATAACTCCTCTTGCGTACATTAAATACTTACCTAACCAACTTTTTTGTTCAAATGTTATAATAAATAGATAATAGTACGAAAAGTGGTGAGAGCAATGTCGAGATGGTATCCCAAAAATGGACGAGTCATTTTGCATGTGGATATGAATAGTTTTTATGCATCAGTAGAAATGGCTTATGATCCTACTCTAAAAGGGAAGTCGCTCGCTATTGCTGGAAACCCAGAAGAAAGACGTGGGATTATCGTGACAAGTAGCTATGAAGCACGAGCCAAAGGTGTAAAAACAACCATGCCATTATGGGAAGCTAAAAAACTATGTCCAGAGCTTATAGTCATGCGTCCGAATTTCCAAAGATATAGAGAAGCATCTAGACAAATGTTTTCCATTCTTTCAGAAGTGACCCCACAGGTTCAACCTGTCTCCATTGATGAAGGTTATATGGATATAACAGATTGTGAGGAACAAGGATCCCCTCTTGAGATAGCCAAAAATATTCAACAACGAATATTGTGTGAGTTGGATTTGCCATGTAGCATTGGGATAGCTCCTAACAAGTTTCTTGCTAAGATGGCGTCTGACATGAAGAAGCCGATGGGATTAACAGTTCTCAGAAAACGAGACATCCCAGAAAAGCTGTGGCCAATGCCAGTTCATGAAATGTATGGAGTTGGGAAGCAAACCGCTAAAAAGCTGGAACCTTTGAGTATATTTACAATAGGTGATCTTGCAAAATCGGATGTTTTAACTTTAAAACATGTTTTAGGAATTAATGGAGAAAGACTCAAAAATCGTGCCAACGGAATTGATCCACGTCCAGTTGATCCTGATGCGGTTCATGATTTTAAAAGCATTGGGAATTCAGAAACATTACCTGAGGATACAACGGATGAAAAGCGTATTGAACAACTCTTTCTTAAACTTATTAAGAAAGTGGAGCAAAGAATGGATAGAAAGCAAGTATTTGCACAAAATCTTCAAATCACGATTCGCTACCATGACCGAAAAACTGTGACACGCAGTAAACAACTAAATGCTTTTGTTCATCGAGCAGATGAAATATTCCCGATTGTAAAACAATTATTCGAAGATCATTGGAACGGTGAACCTGTGCGTTTACTAGGGGTTACTGCTCAACATTTAATTGAAAAACAAGAAGCTGTACAACAGTTGGATCTTTTTTCTTACCAAGATTTTGCGAAAAAAGAGAAACTATATGAAGCTATGGACCATTTGACAGAAAGGTATGGGAAAGAGATTTTCAAACCATTTAAGGACAAAAAGTATGAGGATAGTACACCTACCACTAGTTTTCAGAAAGATTTTTTAGATGATTTTAAAACATAAAAAGAGACAATTTGTTCGGGACTCCGAAAGATTGTCTCTTTTTGATTTTTAGCTTATGGGCGCATGAGCTTTTTGATTAGTTTTATCCCTTGCTTATTCCCTGGATAGCGAAATGGGAAATCAAATTTAGTCGTTTGATGTACAACACTCTTCTGATGTGTAAAGGTATCAAAGCTTGCTTTTCCATGATAGGCGCCCGTTCCACTTTGACCAACACCACCAAAAGGTAGGTAAGGATTAGCAATATGGAATAGAGCATCATTTATACATCCTCCACCAAAGGTAAGCTGAGTAAGTATTTTCTCTTGTTTTTCCTTTGACTCAGAAAAATAATAAAGTGCTAGTGGTTTTTCATGGTTACGGACTTGCTCTATTACTGTCTCTATAGATGTAAATGTGAGAACAGGTAAAAGGGGACCAAATATTTCTTCTTGCATAACAGGGTCATCCCAGCCTATATCTCCAAGGAAGGTTGGCTCAATGATTAATTCTTTATCCTCACTATTCCCACCAAATAGAACTTTAGCATGTAAGAGAAAGCTTTTTAAACGTTCATAGTGGCCATCACTAACGATTCGACCATAATCTGGATTTTTTAGTGCATTCCCGTATAAATCTTCCGTCGATTTTTTAAGTAAATCGATAAACTGTT
The sequence above is drawn from the Bacillaceae bacterium S4-13-56 genome and encodes:
- a CDS encoding DNA polymerase IV, which gives rise to MSRWYPKNGRVILHVDMNSFYASVEMAYDPTLKGKSLAIAGNPEERRGIIVTSSYEARAKGVKTTMPLWEAKKLCPELIVMRPNFQRYREASRQMFSILSEVTPQVQPVSIDEGYMDITDCEEQGSPLEIAKNIQQRILCELDLPCSIGIAPNKFLAKMASDMKKPMGLTVLRKRDIPEKLWPMPVHEMYGVGKQTAKKLEPLSIFTIGDLAKSDVLTLKHVLGINGERLKNRANGIDPRPVDPDAVHDFKSIGNSETLPEDTTDEKRIEQLFLKLIKKVEQRMDRKQVFAQNLQITIRYHDRKTVTRSKQLNAFVHRADEIFPIVKQLFEDHWNGEPVRLLGVTAQHLIEKQEAVQQLDLFSYQDFAKKEKLYEAMDHLTERYGKEIFKPFKDKKYEDSTPTTSFQKDFLDDFKT